In a genomic window of Nocardiopsis mwathae:
- a CDS encoding DUF5941 domain-containing protein: MVALPQPCGRSAVDLRVLRDDGHLSTVLGRFAAGSLPPLLPASAGALVVGVLLLAGLGRLSGITLFAPAAALLLAGVASGHPHDGRFDWMVPPVLRGTEYLYLLALGYGSGVPGPLVFVLLTAVIGHHRDAVFRPGCGVPPPAWIARAMLGWDGRMLFIACGGALGWLPFAYGVLAGYLVVLLIAEATGSWLATPVTTLADVPRNERGGADASTG, encoded by the coding sequence ATGGTCGCGTTGCCGCAGCCGTGCGGGCGAAGCGCGGTTGACCTGCGAGTTCTTCGTGACGATGGTCACCTCAGCACCGTCCTGGGGCGGTTCGCCGCCGGGTCGCTTCCCCCGCTGCTTCCGGCTTCGGCCGGTGCGCTGGTCGTGGGAGTGCTGCTACTCGCCGGTCTTGGACGCTTGTCAGGCATTACCCTGTTCGCACCGGCCGCCGCCCTCCTGCTCGCGGGAGTGGCGTCGGGGCATCCACACGACGGCCGTTTTGATTGGATGGTCCCGCCGGTCCTGCGCGGAACCGAGTACCTTTACCTACTCGCACTCGGCTACGGGTCCGGCGTGCCGGGTCCGCTGGTGTTCGTACTCTTGACTGCGGTCATCGGACACCACCGCGACGCCGTGTTCCGGCCCGGCTGCGGTGTGCCCCCGCCCGCCTGGATCGCCCGGGCGATGCTGGGTTGGGACGGCCGCATGCTGTTCATCGCCTGCGGTGGCGCGCTCGGCTGGCTGCCGTTCGCCTACGGCGTGCTCGCGGGCTACCTGGTGGTGCTGCTCATCGCGGAGGCCACCGGGAGCTGGCTCGCAACCCCCGTCACGACCCTGGCGGATGTTCCGCGAAACGAACGTGGAGGCGCAGACGCCTCCACCGGTTAA
- a CDS encoding CDP-alcohol phosphatidyltransferase family protein, which translates to MSKPSVAEVRAGGQPEGIKERVNEEHWAGRLYMRDISPYVSTAFVRLGVPPNPITYLMMACGVLAGVTLAFGGLWTALAAAVLIQVYLLLDCSDGEVARYTGRTSVAGIYLDRIGHYLSEIALLIGLGIRAQGEFEAGGWVIAGMAAAIGAALIKVETDNVVVARAKAGLPEKIPDSAMAPRSAGLSLARKFASALRFHRVIQAVELSLLVVVAAVIDAVRGDLLATQVLVAVCVAVAALQTVLHLVSVLASRRLQ; encoded by the coding sequence ATGTCGAAACCCTCGGTCGCTGAGGTCCGCGCGGGAGGCCAGCCCGAGGGCATCAAGGAGCGCGTCAACGAGGAGCACTGGGCGGGCCGCCTCTACATGCGGGATATCTCCCCGTACGTGAGTACGGCTTTCGTCCGCCTCGGCGTGCCGCCGAACCCCATCACCTACCTGATGATGGCGTGCGGGGTGCTGGCCGGGGTCACGCTGGCCTTCGGCGGGCTGTGGACGGCGCTGGCAGCGGCCGTGCTGATCCAGGTGTACCTGCTCCTGGACTGCTCCGACGGCGAGGTGGCCCGCTACACCGGGCGCACCAGCGTCGCCGGGATCTACCTCGACCGCATCGGGCACTACCTGTCCGAGATCGCGCTGCTGATCGGCCTGGGCATCCGCGCCCAGGGCGAGTTCGAGGCCGGCGGCTGGGTGATCGCGGGGATGGCCGCGGCGATCGGCGCCGCGCTCATCAAGGTCGAGACCGACAACGTCGTGGTGGCCCGCGCCAAGGCCGGGCTGCCGGAGAAGATCCCCGACTCCGCGATGGCGCCGCGCTCGGCCGGGCTGAGCCTGGCCCGGAAGTTCGCCTCGGCACTGCGCTTCCACCGCGTCATCCAGGCCGTGGAACTGTCGCTGCTGGTCGTCGTCGCCGCCGTCATCGACGCGGTCCGCGGCGACCTGCTGGCCACCCAGGTCCTGGTGGCCGTCTGCGTGGCCGTCGCCGCCCTGCAGACGGTGCTGCACCTGGTCAGCGTGTTGGCTTCGCGCCGGCTGCAGTGA
- a CDS encoding iron-containing alcohol dehydrogenase family protein: protein MLPSPLTIDVRRGAVASLGAVLADRRIATEGRIAVAVGPGQGAQIAADLDLPNCEVFRVDDGSIDVATDLGKKLRSGHYEAVAGIGGGKTIDVTKFAASMAGIPMVAVATNLAHDGIASPTASLEHESGKGSYGVSMPIAVVIDVDYVRAAPQRLVRSGIGDAVSNLSAIADWELAGREQGEPVDGMAVTFARVAAEAVLHRTDSVESQEFLTVLAEALVLSGMAMSVAGSSRPASGGCHEVLHAIDQLYPGTSNHGELAGIGCLYTYYLRQKYLGEGEQRMRDIRACLLRHELPILPGDVGLDQEAFAEAVAYAPSTRPGRYTILEHLALPDDEIRRSVGEYVETLGR, encoded by the coding sequence ATGCTCCCTTCCCCCCTGACGATCGACGTCCGCCGGGGAGCCGTGGCCTCCCTCGGCGCGGTCCTCGCCGACCGCCGGATCGCCACCGAGGGACGCATCGCCGTCGCGGTCGGACCCGGCCAGGGCGCCCAGATCGCGGCCGACCTCGATCTCCCCAACTGCGAGGTCTTCCGGGTCGACGACGGCAGCATCGACGTGGCCACCGACCTCGGCAAGAAGCTGCGGTCCGGCCACTACGAGGCCGTGGCCGGCATCGGCGGCGGCAAGACCATCGACGTCACCAAGTTCGCCGCGTCCATGGCGGGAATCCCCATGGTCGCCGTGGCCACCAACCTCGCCCATGACGGCATCGCCTCGCCCACCGCCTCACTGGAGCACGAGAGCGGCAAGGGTTCCTACGGCGTGAGCATGCCCATCGCCGTCGTCATCGACGTCGACTACGTGCGCGCCGCCCCCCAGCGCCTGGTGCGTTCCGGCATCGGCGACGCGGTCAGCAACCTCTCGGCCATCGCCGACTGGGAGCTGGCCGGGCGCGAGCAGGGCGAGCCGGTGGACGGCATGGCCGTCACCTTCGCCCGGGTCGCGGCCGAGGCCGTGCTGCACCGCACCGACTCGGTGGAGTCCCAGGAGTTCCTCACCGTGCTGGCCGAGGCGCTGGTGCTCAGCGGCATGGCGATGTCGGTGGCCGGGTCGAGCCGCCCGGCCAGCGGCGGCTGCCACGAGGTGCTCCACGCCATCGACCAGCTCTACCCGGGTACCAGCAACCACGGCGAACTGGCCGGAATCGGCTGCCTCTACACCTACTACCTGCGCCAGAAGTACCTGGGCGAGGGCGAGCAGCGGATGCGCGACATCCGCGCCTGCCTGCTCCGCCACGAGCTGCCCATCCTCCCCGGCGACGTCGGCTTGGACCAGGAGGCCTTCGCGGAGGCGGTGGCCTACGCCCCCTCCACCCGACCGGGCCGCTACACGATCCTGGAGCACCTGGCCCTGCCGGATGACGAGATTCGACGGAGCGTCGGTGAATATGTCGAAACCCTCGGTCGCTGA
- a CDS encoding ABC transporter permease, giving the protein MASRALAVWQNRQVVGLLVRRNLKVKYQQSVLGYAWSMLEPLAMAGVYFLVFGMLLNADRGTPGGHDAPGGYMLFLICGLLPWLSFSASLGEAPRALITHSKLITTMKVPREIFPLAVVTTKFVEYLFTWPVLLVFVFALGGRTWAMGLLVWLPLALVVQFVFTLGVTLLLSSVNVLLRDIERIVRILNRVLFYASAVVYPAALVLDSTAAPEWFKVVYQLNPLVGIFQMHQSVWFPLGTPSSIALWGAVGGAVIMFAIGYSTFRRLEMSVLKEL; this is encoded by the coding sequence GTGGCGTCGAGGGCGCTGGCCGTCTGGCAGAACCGGCAGGTCGTAGGCCTCCTGGTGAGACGCAACCTGAAGGTCAAGTACCAGCAGTCCGTGCTGGGCTACGCCTGGTCGATGTTGGAGCCGCTGGCGATGGCCGGGGTCTACTTCCTCGTCTTCGGCATGCTGCTCAACGCCGACCGCGGCACGCCCGGCGGGCACGACGCCCCCGGCGGGTACATGCTGTTCCTGATCTGCGGCCTGCTGCCCTGGCTGTCCTTCAGCGCGTCGCTGGGTGAGGCGCCCCGGGCACTGATCACCCACTCCAAGCTCATCACGACGATGAAGGTGCCGCGGGAGATCTTCCCGCTCGCGGTGGTCACCACGAAGTTCGTCGAGTACCTCTTCACCTGGCCGGTGCTGCTGGTGTTCGTCTTCGCCCTGGGCGGGCGGACCTGGGCGATGGGGCTGCTGGTGTGGCTGCCGCTGGCGCTCGTGGTGCAGTTCGTGTTCACCCTTGGCGTGACCCTGCTGCTGTCCTCGGTCAACGTGCTGCTGCGCGACATCGAGCGGATCGTGCGTATCCTGAACCGGGTGCTGTTCTACGCTTCCGCTGTCGTGTACCCGGCGGCCCTGGTCCTCGACAGCACGGCGGCGCCGGAGTGGTTCAAGGTGGTCTACCAGCTCAACCCGCTCGTCGGGATCTTCCAGATGCACCAGTCCGTCTGGTTCCCGCTGGGTACCCCGTCGTCGATCGCCCTGTGGGGAGCCGTCGGCGGCGCGGTCATCATGTTCGCCATCGGGTACTCGACGTTCCGGCGTCTGGAAATGTCCGTCCTGAAGGAGTTGTGA
- a CDS encoding IspD/TarI family cytidylyltransferase: MPTDAATGPAPGGARPHVTAAVLAGGIGTRMGSALPKQLLPLAGRPVIEHAIAAFCASPQVDDVIVLMVADRSAEVDKIVADAGLGTKGGAPTAPYAKVSAILPGGATRTATSHAALRALDHRPGTDLVLLHDAARPLVTQAAIARCVDALADVGAVGVAVPSSDTVVAVGPGASGGEAVRDVPPRSTLRRMQTPQGFRLDVIRRAYDLALADPGLVATDDCGVVLRYLPDEEVRVIAGEETNIKVTNPGDVEIAEVLLRLRDARPGQDGGPGSRRTR; encoded by the coding sequence ATGCCGACCGACGCCGCCACCGGACCCGCACCCGGCGGCGCCCGACCCCATGTGACCGCCGCCGTACTGGCCGGCGGAATCGGCACCCGCATGGGCTCAGCGCTCCCCAAGCAGCTGCTGCCACTGGCCGGACGGCCGGTCATCGAGCACGCCATCGCGGCGTTCTGCGCGTCGCCGCAGGTCGACGACGTCATCGTGCTGATGGTCGCCGACCGGTCGGCGGAGGTCGACAAGATCGTCGCCGACGCCGGGCTGGGCACGAAGGGCGGCGCGCCGACCGCCCCCTACGCCAAGGTCTCGGCGATCCTGCCGGGCGGCGCCACCCGCACCGCCACCTCGCACGCCGCGCTGCGTGCCCTGGACCACCGGCCCGGCACCGACCTGGTCCTGCTGCACGACGCCGCGCGGCCCCTGGTCACCCAGGCCGCCATCGCACGCTGCGTCGACGCGCTCGCCGACGTCGGCGCCGTCGGGGTCGCGGTGCCCTCCTCCGACACGGTGGTGGCGGTCGGCCCGGGTGCCTCGGGCGGCGAGGCCGTCCGCGACGTTCCGCCGCGCAGCACGCTGCGCCGGATGCAGACCCCGCAGGGCTTCCGGCTGGACGTGATCCGCCGCGCCTACGACCTCGCCCTGGCCGACCCCGGCCTGGTCGCCACCGACGACTGCGGGGTGGTACTGCGCTACCTGCCCGACGAGGAGGTCCGCGTCATCGCGGGTGAGGAGACCAACATCAAGGTGACCAACCCCGGCGACGTCGAGATCGCCGAGGTCCTGCTGCGCCTGCGCGACGCCCGCCCGGGACAGGACGGCGGCCCCGGGTCGCGGAGGACGCGGTGA
- a CDS encoding phosphocholine cytidylyltransferase family protein: protein MLGMVLAAGAGRRLRPYTDTLPKALVPVDGDDTAIMDISLRNLAAAGLTDVVVVVGYCAEAVEERKEALERRHGVELTLCYNDKAEEWNNAYSLWTAREYFSEGVLLVNGDTVHPVSVEETLLAARGPELLLAVDNVKTLGDEEMKVTLDASGHLRNITKLMDPAQAAGEYIGATLIEGSLDGRLADALKATWERDPQLYYEDGYQELVNRGEKVATAPIGKVDWVEVDDHTDLNRAREIACRY, encoded by the coding sequence ATGCTCGGTATGGTTCTTGCCGCAGGAGCGGGACGCCGTCTGCGCCCATACACCGACACCCTGCCCAAGGCGCTGGTGCCGGTCGACGGCGACGACACCGCCATCATGGACATCTCCCTGCGCAACCTCGCGGCGGCCGGGCTGACCGACGTCGTGGTCGTCGTCGGCTACTGCGCCGAGGCCGTCGAGGAGCGCAAGGAGGCCCTGGAGCGCCGCCACGGCGTCGAACTGACGCTCTGCTACAACGACAAGGCCGAGGAGTGGAACAACGCCTACTCCCTGTGGACCGCGCGTGAGTACTTCTCCGAGGGCGTCCTCCTCGTCAACGGCGACACCGTGCACCCGGTGAGTGTCGAGGAGACGCTACTGGCCGCCCGCGGACCGGAGCTCCTCCTCGCGGTGGACAACGTCAAAACCCTCGGCGACGAAGAGATGAAGGTGACCCTGGACGCCTCCGGGCACCTGCGGAACATCACCAAGCTCATGGACCCGGCCCAGGCCGCGGGCGAGTACATCGGGGCCACCCTCATCGAGGGCTCACTGGACGGCCGCCTCGCCGACGCGCTGAAGGCCACCTGGGAGCGCGACCCGCAGCTGTACTACGAGGACGGCTACCAGGAGCTGGTGAATCGCGGCGAGAAGGTCGCCACCGCGCCCATCGGGAAGGTCGACTGGGTCGAGGTGGACGACCACACCGACCTGAACCGCGCCCGGGAGATCGCATGCCGCTACTAG
- a CDS encoding ABC transporter permease family protein: MLRHLIGLVVGLILTPLLWLGVAWAATGVEPVLRGEGFGAPLVMPAVAVLMLIGVVCGFLAGARVSPLAALVSGGLILAFSLWPVLNPASLSAALPGWIAQGTFFHPVGPALPIALPLGTLLFISALAPSRWRRSAMPQAGPVAPTVAAGDPGAVPPQPGPGRREPEGEPGPGAQRFDAPPHAVGPGTGGDANTTIPFRRDPQTGAAEPGWDRPAPGAASHTRVFGDEDRR, from the coding sequence ATGTTGCGCCACCTGATCGGGCTGGTGGTCGGTCTGATCCTCACGCCCCTGCTGTGGCTGGGCGTCGCGTGGGCGGCCACCGGTGTCGAACCGGTACTGCGGGGCGAGGGCTTCGGCGCCCCCCTGGTCATGCCGGCGGTCGCCGTGCTGATGCTCATCGGGGTGGTCTGCGGGTTCCTCGCCGGAGCGCGCGTCTCGCCCCTGGCGGCGCTGGTCTCCGGCGGGCTGATCCTGGCGTTCTCCCTGTGGCCGGTGCTGAACCCGGCGTCGCTCAGCGCGGCGCTGCCCGGGTGGATCGCGCAGGGCACGTTCTTCCACCCGGTGGGTCCGGCGCTGCCGATCGCCCTGCCGCTGGGCACACTGCTGTTCATCTCGGCGCTGGCGCCCTCGCGGTGGCGCCGCTCCGCGATGCCGCAGGCCGGGCCGGTGGCGCCGACCGTCGCGGCGGGCGATCCCGGTGCCGTCCCGCCGCAGCCCGGCCCCGGCCGCCGCGAGCCCGAGGGCGAGCCGGGCCCGGGCGCGCAGCGGTTCGACGCGCCGCCGCACGCCGTCGGCCCCGGTACAGGCGGAGATGCCAACACGACGATCCCGTTCCGCCGTGATCCGCAGACCGGGGCCGCGGAGCCCGGCTGGGATCGTCCGGCCCCGGGGGCGGCGTCGCACACCCGGGTGTTCGGCGACGAGGACCGCCGCTGA
- a CDS encoding glycosyltransferase family 2 protein yields the protein MPVLNEERHLGAAVRHVLAQEYPGELEVVLAVGPSTDRTQEVADALAAADPRVKVVANPTGRTPAGLNAAIQASSHTVVARIDGHAMMPSDYLRVAVETLEETGADNVGGIMAAEGETPWEQAVAAAMTSKVGVGNARFHTGGEGGPADTVYLGVFRRSALDRVDGYDEAFLRAQDWEMNHRIRSTGGVVWFQPRMRVSYRPRPDAKALAKQYFHYGRWRRVVARQHKGTINLRYLAPPMAVTAILVGLVAGFAFWPAWIVPGAYAAAILAASVPLGRGLPAGARVAIPVALATMHMAWGVGFITSPRGLGADSRTARANRTTA from the coding sequence ATGCCCGTCCTGAACGAGGAGCGCCACCTCGGCGCCGCAGTGCGGCACGTCCTCGCCCAGGAGTACCCGGGCGAGCTCGAAGTCGTGCTCGCCGTCGGACCGTCGACGGACCGCACCCAGGAGGTCGCCGACGCGCTGGCGGCCGCCGACCCCCGGGTGAAGGTGGTGGCCAACCCCACCGGCCGCACCCCGGCCGGGTTGAACGCCGCGATCCAGGCGTCCTCCCACACCGTCGTCGCCCGCATCGACGGCCACGCCATGATGCCCTCCGACTACCTGCGGGTGGCCGTGGAGACCCTGGAGGAGACAGGCGCGGACAACGTCGGCGGCATCATGGCCGCCGAGGGCGAGACCCCCTGGGAGCAGGCCGTCGCCGCCGCCATGACCTCCAAGGTCGGGGTCGGCAACGCGCGCTTCCACACCGGAGGCGAGGGCGGCCCGGCCGACACCGTCTACCTGGGCGTGTTCCGGCGCTCGGCGCTCGACCGGGTGGACGGCTACGACGAGGCGTTCCTGCGCGCCCAGGACTGGGAGATGAACCACCGCATCCGCAGCACCGGCGGCGTCGTGTGGTTCCAGCCGCGCATGCGCGTCTCCTACCGGCCGCGGCCCGACGCCAAGGCGCTGGCCAAGCAGTACTTCCACTACGGCCGGTGGCGGCGCGTGGTGGCCCGCCAGCACAAGGGCACGATCAACCTCCGCTACCTGGCGCCGCCGATGGCGGTCACCGCCATCCTCGTCGGCCTGGTCGCCGGGTTCGCGTTCTGGCCGGCCTGGATCGTTCCGGGCGCCTATGCCGCCGCGATCCTGGCGGCGTCGGTGCCCCTGGGCCGCGGGCTGCCGGCCGGCGCGCGGGTGGCCATCCCCGTCGCGCTCGCCACCATGCACATGGCCTGGGGCGTCGGCTTCATCACCAGCCCGCGCGGCCTGGGCGCCGACTCCCGCACCGCCCGCGCCAACCGCACCACCGCCTGA
- a CDS encoding glycerophosphodiester phosphodiesterase family protein: MSGVFSPTEVIGHRGAGRGDGGADGEHGHPENTVASLLAAVEQGATWIEIDVRRTADDRLVLYHNAALDDGRAIVDLPAAECAAHGLATLEEAVAAVPEHIGLDVDVKTVMEDAADPPARRTMSLLLPALRREARRRRLFVCSFDPAALLAVHAEAPEVPTAWMPFVRNPLDQAVAGAAGLGCELVAIDARSFGPAGDEPRPGRRAVGYTVDVAHRAGLEVVSWCPDPADAARFADAGVDAVVVDDIPGVLRALRSPGSP; the protein is encoded by the coding sequence GTGAGCGGCGTGTTCAGCCCGACCGAGGTCATCGGGCACCGCGGGGCCGGCCGCGGAGACGGCGGAGCCGATGGGGAGCACGGCCACCCGGAGAACACGGTCGCCTCGCTCCTGGCCGCGGTCGAGCAGGGCGCGACGTGGATCGAGATCGACGTCCGGCGCACCGCCGACGACCGATTGGTGCTCTACCACAACGCGGCGCTGGACGACGGCCGCGCGATCGTGGACCTCCCCGCCGCGGAGTGCGCGGCACACGGCCTGGCCACCCTGGAGGAGGCGGTCGCGGCCGTGCCCGAGCACATCGGGCTGGACGTGGACGTCAAGACGGTGATGGAGGACGCCGCCGACCCGCCGGCCCGGCGCACGATGTCGCTGCTGCTGCCCGCGCTGCGGCGGGAGGCGCGGCGGCGCCGCCTTTTCGTCTGCTCCTTCGACCCGGCGGCGCTGCTGGCCGTGCACGCCGAGGCGCCCGAGGTTCCCACGGCGTGGATGCCGTTCGTGCGCAACCCGCTGGACCAGGCCGTGGCCGGAGCCGCCGGGCTGGGCTGCGAGCTGGTCGCCATCGACGCGCGCTCCTTCGGGCCGGCCGGGGACGAGCCGCGTCCCGGCCGCCGTGCGGTCGGCTACACGGTCGACGTCGCGCACCGCGCCGGGCTGGAGGTCGTCTCCTGGTGCCCCGACCCCGCGGACGCCGCGCGGTTCGCCGACGCCGGTGTCGACGCGGTGGTCGTGGACGACATCCCGGGGGTCCTCAGGGCCCTCCGGTCCCCCGGCTCCCCGTGA
- a CDS encoding glycosyltransferase family 2 protein → MKISCVLLTMGNRPAELRRAINSVFEQQGVDIEVVVVGNGADLPELPEGVVPVRLPENVGIPEGRNLGVQQCDGEIILFLDDDGWYRSPDLARYVHDAFADDPELGAVSFRIADPDGGPDQRRHVPRLRVGDPQRSSRVTTFLGGACAIRRSAFEMGGGLPGDFFYAHEETDLAWRILDSGFYIVYDAEAVMYHPAVKPTRHDDFYRLNARNRVWLARRNLPWLLAAVYLVNWVAITLLRERDRAALRAWFRGFAEGWREDAGPRTPMKWSTAWRMARDGRPPII, encoded by the coding sequence ATGAAGATCTCCTGTGTGCTGCTGACCATGGGCAACCGTCCGGCCGAGCTGCGGCGCGCGATCAACAGCGTCTTCGAGCAGCAGGGCGTCGACATCGAGGTCGTCGTCGTGGGCAACGGCGCCGATCTGCCGGAGCTGCCCGAGGGCGTGGTGCCGGTGCGGCTGCCGGAGAACGTGGGAATCCCCGAGGGGCGCAACCTCGGCGTCCAGCAGTGCGACGGGGAGATCATCCTGTTCCTCGACGACGACGGCTGGTACCGATCGCCGGACCTGGCGCGGTATGTGCACGACGCGTTCGCCGACGACCCCGAGCTGGGGGCGGTGTCCTTCCGTATCGCCGACCCCGACGGCGGCCCCGACCAGCGGCGCCACGTGCCGCGGCTGCGGGTCGGCGACCCGCAGCGGTCAAGCCGGGTCACCACGTTCCTCGGTGGGGCGTGCGCCATCCGGCGCAGCGCCTTCGAGATGGGCGGCGGGCTGCCGGGCGACTTCTTCTACGCCCACGAGGAGACCGACCTCGCGTGGCGGATCCTGGACTCCGGCTTCTACATCGTCTACGACGCCGAGGCGGTGATGTACCACCCGGCGGTGAAGCCGACCCGGCACGACGACTTCTACCGGCTCAACGCGCGCAACCGGGTCTGGCTGGCGCGGCGCAACCTGCCCTGGCTGCTCGCCGCGGTCTACCTGGTGAACTGGGTGGCCATCACGCTGCTGCGGGAGCGCGACCGGGCCGCGCTGCGCGCCTGGTTCCGCGGGTTCGCGGAGGGATGGCGCGAGGACGCCGGACCGCGCACCCCGATGAAGTGGTCGACCGCCTGGCGCATGGCCCGCGACGGCCGCCCCCCCATCATCTGA
- a CDS encoding LCP family protein has product MSERKNEPEFRRVRSAPTPPGSRGGTPPARDPLPLPDPTVRRKRWALLFAGSMSVVVLLASGTAWAITGWMSGQLNRFDVFGGLVDRPDAGPKGALDFLVIGSDSREGVSPEDQSGLGVGHIGGERSDTMMLVHLNNDRDEITVVGIPRDSWVDIPGHGENKINAAYAFGGPQLTVQTVETLTRVRIDHYVEVDFTGFVDVVDALDGIEVCLPEPIDDPKAQLDMDAGTHQVDGAEALAFARTRKTAGGDLDRIDRQQQVLSALLDKALGSDTLSDPRRLSAFLDHALGSVTVDEGLDTRTINQLANRLSDIGLDDVSFTQVPLDDTAYWTPRGDVAVTWNRRAADRLFAQIAADKPITDPEQAAGRGETADPGDAPGDLRPGDIRVQIFNGTGTPGQGNRARAEFTGAGFQVPAAAQDWSSADVPTTLVRHAPQRKRAAELVADAVPDARLQEDSTLGAEVQVVVGFTYTGLDAPQGAAAAEPTPEPSAGERSRVRTSTARDNVCGD; this is encoded by the coding sequence ATGAGCGAGCGGAAGAACGAGCCGGAGTTCCGCCGGGTACGTTCGGCGCCCACACCCCCCGGCAGCCGCGGGGGCACCCCGCCCGCGCGCGACCCTCTGCCGCTGCCCGACCCCACGGTGCGCCGCAAGCGGTGGGCGCTGCTGTTCGCCGGGTCGATGTCGGTCGTCGTGCTGCTGGCGTCCGGCACGGCCTGGGCGATCACCGGCTGGATGTCCGGCCAGCTCAACCGGTTCGACGTCTTCGGCGGCCTGGTCGACCGGCCCGACGCCGGCCCCAAGGGCGCTCTCGACTTCCTGGTGATCGGATCCGACAGCCGCGAGGGCGTCAGCCCGGAGGACCAGAGCGGCCTGGGGGTCGGGCACATCGGAGGGGAGCGCTCCGACACGATGATGCTGGTGCACCTGAACAACGATCGCGACGAGATCACCGTCGTCGGCATCCCCCGCGACTCCTGGGTGGACATCCCCGGCCACGGCGAGAACAAGATCAACGCCGCCTACGCCTTCGGCGGCCCGCAGCTCACCGTGCAGACGGTGGAGACCCTGACGCGGGTGCGCATCGACCACTACGTCGAGGTCGACTTCACCGGCTTCGTCGACGTCGTGGACGCCCTGGACGGCATCGAGGTGTGTCTGCCCGAACCCATCGATGACCCCAAGGCCCAGCTGGACATGGACGCCGGCACCCACCAGGTCGACGGCGCCGAGGCGCTCGCCTTCGCCCGCACCCGCAAGACGGCCGGCGGCGACCTCGACCGGATCGACCGCCAGCAGCAGGTCCTCTCGGCGCTGCTCGACAAGGCGCTGGGCTCCGACACGCTGAGCGACCCGCGGCGGCTCTCCGCCTTCCTCGATCACGCGCTGGGCTCCGTCACCGTCGACGAGGGCCTGGACACCAGGACCATCAACCAGCTCGCCAACCGGCTCAGCGACATCGGGCTCGACGACGTGTCCTTCACCCAGGTCCCGTTGGACGACACCGCCTACTGGACACCGCGCGGTGACGTCGCGGTCACTTGGAACCGCAGGGCGGCGGACCGGCTGTTCGCGCAGATCGCCGCGGACAAGCCGATCACCGACCCCGAGCAGGCGGCCGGCAGGGGGGAGACCGCGGACCCCGGCGACGCCCCGGGCGACCTGCGCCCCGGCGACATCCGGGTGCAGATCTTCAACGGCACCGGAACACCGGGGCAGGGGAACCGGGCGCGCGCGGAGTTCACCGGCGCCGGGTTCCAGGTCCCGGCGGCGGCGCAGGACTGGTCGTCCGCAGACGTTCCGACGACGCTGGTCCGGCACGCACCCCAGCGCAAGAGGGCGGCCGAACTCGTCGCCGACGCCGTGCCCGACGCCCGGCTGCAGGAGGACTCCACGCTGGGCGCGGAGGTCCAGGTCGTGGTCGGGTTCACCTATACGGGTCTCGACGCGCCGCAGGGGGCCGCGGCCGCGGAGCCGACACCGGAACCGAGCGCGGGCGAGCGCAGCCGGGTCCGGACCTCCACCGCCAGGGACAACGTCTGCGGTGACTGA
- a CDS encoding malonic semialdehyde reductase → MSDTAELLELSKEAQDLLFRDARTVGAFADEPVTEEQIRAIHDLVKYGPTSLNTQPLRVTLLRSPESRERLVRHMAESNQDKTRNAPLVAILAYDPDFHEKGEEVFPGRGEMIKGMFADPVGRESAARLNAALQVAYFLIGIRAAGLAAGPMTGFDAQAVDREFFADGTQKSLVAVNIGTPAEGQPPFGRLPRYDYTDVVTEL, encoded by the coding sequence ATGAGCGACACCGCCGAACTGCTCGAACTCTCCAAGGAAGCCCAGGACCTGCTGTTCCGCGACGCACGGACCGTCGGCGCCTTCGCCGACGAGCCGGTCACCGAGGAGCAGATCCGCGCCATCCACGACCTGGTCAAGTACGGACCCACCTCGCTGAACACCCAGCCGCTGCGGGTGACCCTGCTGCGCTCGCCCGAGAGCCGCGAGCGCCTGGTCCGGCACATGGCCGAGTCGAACCAGGACAAGACGCGCAATGCGCCGCTGGTCGCGATCCTCGCCTACGACCCCGACTTCCACGAGAAGGGCGAGGAGGTCTTCCCCGGCCGCGGCGAGATGATCAAGGGCATGTTCGCCGACCCGGTCGGCCGCGAGAGCGCCGCCCGCCTCAACGCGGCGCTGCAGGTCGCCTACTTCCTCATCGGCATCCGCGCCGCCGGCCTGGCCGCGGGCCCGATGACCGGCTTCGACGCCCAGGCCGTGGACCGGGAGTTCTTCGCCGACGGCACGCAGAAGAGCCTCGTCGCCGTCAACATCGGCACCCCGGCCGAGGGCCAGCCCCCGTTCGGTCGCCTGCCCCGCTACGACTACACCGACGTCGTCACCGAGCTCTGA